One part of the Algibacter sp. L1A34 genome encodes these proteins:
- a CDS encoding PAS domain-containing sensor histidine kinase, which translates to MSQDQSEILKRALKREKAARKAAEAILEEKSRKLYFTTQRLESLLDEKSSELEGVFVNIIDAYVVMDLQGNILKFNESATKLFGYDIDNEEINVSKLIYIEDYEYAITSFMELTEKGFFKDYEARVYTKSKEVKWVHINASIIFDKDKNPVAAQGIVRDITDQKKSAEKLIESENRLSTLILNLDSGIVLEDENRNIVLTNNKFCELFGINANPKDLVGMDCAKASEQNKVLFKDPVSFMERMRAIDSEKKTVIGDELVMLDGKILERNYMPIIIEGERKGYLWTFTDITLKRTYRKSLEAQKQKYYSIIANMNLGMVEVNNKEEILMVNQSFEKMSGYTEAEILGKNARKLFSIEDQSGIIIEESKKRKNGVSSSYEFKAICKKGKTRHWLISGAPNYNLDGEIVGSIGIHLDITELKNLELQKEKLLEKLEKSNDELQEYAHIVSHDLKSPLRSIHALVSWLKEDNQGKIDDVSLQNFGLIETTLEKMEMLITDVLNYSSVGSDISEKTDVDLDSLISELITILYIPEHIKVEFLNPLPSLKGDKTKLQQLFQNLISNSVKFIDKEQGSIIIGFDDLKSHYKFSIKDNGIGIDKKYHDKIFKIFHSLKKSKDSSGIGLSIVKKIVDLHEGEIWLDSEPNVGTTFYFTLKK; encoded by the coding sequence ATGAGTCAGGATCAAAGTGAAATACTAAAACGTGCTTTAAAACGAGAAAAGGCTGCTAGAAAAGCGGCAGAGGCTATTCTTGAAGAGAAATCAAGGAAGCTCTATTTTACTACCCAAAGGTTAGAATCTTTATTAGACGAAAAATCCTCAGAATTAGAAGGAGTTTTTGTAAACATAATAGATGCATACGTTGTAATGGATCTACAGGGCAACATTCTTAAGTTTAATGAATCTGCAACAAAATTATTTGGTTACGATATAGATAACGAAGAGATAAATGTCTCTAAACTAATCTATATTGAAGATTATGAATACGCCATAACTTCCTTTATGGAGTTAACGGAAAAAGGTTTTTTTAAGGATTATGAGGCAAGAGTATATACCAAATCTAAAGAGGTTAAATGGGTACATATTAATGCTAGTATTATTTTTGATAAAGATAAAAACCCCGTAGCTGCCCAAGGTATTGTTAGAGATATTACAGATCAAAAAAAATCTGCAGAAAAATTAATAGAGTCAGAAAACAGATTATCTACACTTATTTTAAATTTAGATAGTGGTATTGTTTTAGAAGACGAAAATAGAAATATAGTACTCACAAATAATAAATTTTGTGAGCTTTTTGGTATAAATGCAAATCCTAAAGACCTTGTAGGTATGGATTGCGCTAAGGCATCAGAACAAAATAAGGTTTTATTTAAAGATCCAGTATCGTTCATGGAGCGAATGCGCGCTATTGATTCAGAAAAAAAAACAGTAATTGGAGACGAACTAGTAATGCTAGATGGTAAGATACTAGAGCGTAATTACATGCCAATAATAATAGAAGGAGAACGTAAAGGGTATTTATGGACCTTTACAGATATTACCCTAAAAAGAACTTACAGAAAAAGTCTAGAAGCACAAAAACAAAAATATTACAGCATTATTGCTAACATGAACCTTGGTATGGTTGAAGTTAATAATAAAGAGGAAATTTTGATGGTAAATCAAAGCTTTGAGAAAATGTCTGGTTATACTGAAGCAGAAATTTTAGGGAAAAATGCAAGAAAGCTTTTCTCTATCGAAGATCAATCTGGTATTATTATAGAAGAGAGTAAAAAGCGTAAAAATGGAGTATCAAGCTCTTATGAGTTTAAAGCCATTTGCAAAAAAGGAAAGACTAGACATTGGTTAATAAGTGGAGCACCCAATTATAATTTAGATGGTGAAATAGTTGGTTCTATAGGTATACATTTAGATATTACGGAACTTAAGAATCTAGAGCTTCAAAAAGAAAAATTACTAGAAAAGCTAGAAAAAAGTAACGATGAGTTACAAGAGTATGCACACATTGTATCTCATGATTTAAAATCGCCATTACGCAGTATACATGCTTTGGTTAGTTGGTTAAAAGAAGATAATCAAGGTAAGATAGATGATGTAAGTCTTCAAAATTTTGGTCTTATTGAAACCACTTTGGAGAAAATGGAAATGTTGATTACCGATGTTTTAAATTACTCAAGTGTTGGATCGGACATTTCAGAAAAAACAGATGTAGATTTAGATAGTTTAATAAGCGAGTTAATAACAATTTTATACATTCCGGAGCATATTAAAGTTGAGTTTTTAAATCCATTACCGAGTTTAAAAGGAGATAAAACGAAGCTCCAGCAATTATTTCAGAACCTAATAAGTAACTCTGTTAAGTTTATAGATAAGGAACAAGGAAGTATTATAATTGGTTTTGACGATTTAAAAAGTCACTACAAGTTTTCAATAAAAGATAACGGAATAGGTATTGATAAAAAGTATCATGATAAAATATTTAAAATATTCCACTCATTAAAGAAAAGTAAAGATTCTTCAGGAATTGGATTATCCATCGTTAAGAAAATTGTCGATTTACATGAAGGTGAAATATGGTTAGATAGTGAACCAAATGTAGGGACCACTTTTTATTTTACATTAAAAAAATAA
- a CDS encoding FIST signal transduction protein, with the protein MKTVQLVKHKNKDWEYVIENQELREPLVLVFGNRYMLEDDSIYEEIRQQFPDGHIIFGSACAEISSNTVNEESITVTAIEFEKSEFLIKTSNVLNTDLDSFKTGNDLINQFPQEGLKYVFVVSEGSFVNGSQLTKGMSASTDDNLVITGGLCGDDARFEKTLASYNENPKEEELVAVGFYGETLEISFSIHGGWTPFGPERIVTKSEGNILYELDGLPALDLYKNYLGEKAKDLPGAALLYPFSVTTEGERQSIVRSILNIDEEKNAVILAGDIIEKAKVQLMMTNVDNIANASERAARQALEYRVNKPQLAILISCIGRKLVLDQRVEEEIEEVIEVIGKDAVITGFYSYGEIAPFHGESACQLHNQTMTITLISE; encoded by the coding sequence ATGAAAACAGTACAATTAGTTAAACATAAAAATAAAGATTGGGAATATGTAATCGAAAATCAAGAATTAAGGGAGCCCTTAGTTTTAGTATTTGGAAACAGATATATGTTGGAAGACGATTCTATTTATGAAGAAATTAGACAACAGTTTCCTGATGGGCATATTATTTTTGGTTCTGCTTGTGCCGAAATTTCATCGAATACGGTAAACGAAGAAAGTATTACGGTAACAGCTATAGAGTTTGAGAAAAGTGAATTTTTAATTAAAACTAGTAATGTTTTAAATACAGATTTAGATAGTTTTAAAACAGGAAACGATTTAATTAATCAATTTCCGCAAGAAGGATTAAAATATGTGTTTGTAGTATCCGAAGGTAGTTTTGTTAATGGTAGCCAACTTACAAAAGGGATGAGTGCTTCAACAGATGATAATTTGGTTATTACTGGCGGATTATGTGGTGATGATGCTCGATTTGAAAAAACATTAGCCTCTTACAACGAAAACCCAAAAGAAGAAGAGCTAGTAGCTGTTGGTTTTTATGGAGAAACGTTGGAAATATCTTTTTCTATTCATGGCGGATGGACACCTTTTGGACCAGAACGTATTGTTACAAAATCTGAAGGTAATATACTTTACGAACTAGATGGTTTACCAGCTCTAGATTTATACAAAAATTATTTAGGAGAAAAAGCTAAAGATTTACCTGGAGCTGCCTTATTATATCCTTTTAGCGTTACAACAGAAGGAGAAAGGCAATCTATTGTGAGGTCTATATTAAATATTGATGAAGAAAAGAATGCCGTTATTTTAGCTGGCGATATTATAGAGAAAGCTAAAGTGCAACTCATGATGACTAATGTCGATAATATTGCAAATGCATCGGAGCGTGCTGCAAGACAAGCCTTAGAATACAGAGTAAACAAGCCGCAACTTGCAATACTTATTAGTTGTATTGGTAGAAAATTAGTACTCGACCAACGTGTAGAAGAAGAAATAGAAGAAGTTATTGAGGTAATTGGTAAAGATGCTGTAATTACTGGTTTCTATTCTTATGGAGAAATTGCTCCTTTTCATGGAGAATCAGCATGTCAATTACATAACCAAACTATGACGATAACGCTTATAAGTGAATAA
- a CDS encoding sensor histidine kinase produces the protein MNSLLKRQIRKFLSEELKNDEGLTAFFEAVDLSYNNFDEQSNMIQRAMSISSEELYTANRKLQNEANEQKEVIEKLKKVINTLKFYDLKENEKPKNIELTGSNLVDFIDNQTKEIIEMNKQKQALLNELAHQNQELSDYAHMVSHDLKSPLRSIDTLTSWLKEDYQDSVDDNGKKSLDLIRSNVEKMDTLISGILEYSTIGKNQIEVYDVNLNKLIKDILITTPIPEHISITKTILPTIKGDKYRLQQLFQNLIGNAVKYNDKTHGTIEIGVEDQLDYWQFHVKDNGKGIEETYFNKIFKTFIKLENNPESSGIGLSIVKKIVELYGGKIWIESQVNIGTTFYFTLKKSINGTTQPNLHK, from the coding sequence ATGAATTCATTACTGAAAAGACAAATACGTAAATTTTTAAGTGAAGAATTAAAAAACGATGAAGGTTTAACAGCGTTTTTTGAAGCTGTAGATTTGTCTTATAATAATTTTGACGAGCAATCTAATATGATTCAAAGAGCTATGTCTATTAGTTCAGAAGAATTGTATACAGCTAATAGAAAGCTGCAAAATGAAGCCAATGAGCAAAAAGAAGTTATTGAAAAACTAAAAAAAGTAATAAATACTTTAAAATTTTATGATTTAAAGGAAAATGAAAAACCTAAAAACATTGAATTAACAGGTTCTAATTTAGTAGATTTTATTGATAATCAAACCAAAGAGATTATCGAGATGAATAAGCAAAAGCAAGCGCTTTTAAACGAACTAGCTCACCAAAACCAGGAGCTTAGCGATTATGCGCATATGGTATCTCACGATTTAAAATCTCCCTTACGTAGTATAGATACTTTAACATCATGGTTAAAAGAAGATTATCAAGATTCGGTTGATGATAATGGTAAAAAATCACTAGATCTTATTAGGTCTAATGTAGAAAAAATGGATACCTTAATTAGTGGTATTTTGGAGTATTCTACCATAGGTAAAAACCAGATTGAAGTTTATGACGTTAATTTAAATAAACTCATAAAAGATATATTAATAACGACTCCAATTCCCGAACATATTAGTATTACAAAAACTATTTTACCAACAATAAAAGGTGATAAGTACAGGTTGCAACAACTGTTTCAAAACTTAATTGGTAATGCTGTAAAATATAACGATAAAACCCACGGAACTATCGAAATAGGGGTAGAAGACCAACTCGATTATTGGCAATTTCATGTAAAAGATAACGGAAAAGGTATTGAAGAAACCTACTTTAATAAAATATTTAAAACCTTTATCAAGTTAGAAAACAATCCGGAATCCTCAGGTATTGGATTATCTATTGTTAAAAAAATAGTCGAATTATACGGTGGTAAAATATGGATAGAATCTCAAGTTAATATTGGAACCACTTTTTATTTCACTTTAAAAAAATCTATAAATGGAACAACCCAACCAAACTTACATAAATAG
- a CDS encoding Hpt domain-containing protein — translation MEQPNQTYINSLSGDDEAFKQKLINIIKKEFPEEKQEYFDNYNAKNFTLAADNVHKLKHKISILGLEKSYDVAVAYEMNLLEGSTDQKDEFEAILNAITKYLEDI, via the coding sequence ATGGAACAACCCAACCAAACTTACATAAATAGCTTATCTGGAGACGATGAAGCTTTTAAGCAAAAATTAATAAATATTATTAAAAAAGAGTTTCCAGAAGAGAAACAAGAGTACTTTGACAACTATAATGCTAAAAATTTTACATTAGCAGCAGATAATGTACACAAACTTAAACATAAAATTAGTATTTTAGGCCTTGAAAAGAGTTATGATGTTGCTGTAGCTTACGAAATGAATTTATTGGAAGGTTCAACCGACCAAAAAGACGAATTTGAAGCTATTTTAAATGCCATAACTAAATATCTTGAAGACATCTAA
- a CDS encoding LytR/AlgR family response regulator transcription factor: protein MNCIVIDDEATARMIISQLCSNVPSLNVLEDFPNAMQAIKYLNQNEVDLIFLDIHMPDFTGFDFIDTLKNPPKIILTTSDPNFAIQAFEYDCIVDYLVKPISQERFDKAILKAEAKQSTPIKTISKSEKTETTSGNDLYVNIDRRLIKIDIPSIYLIEAKGDYIQVKTEGKNYTVHSTLKKIEDKLPDDLFLKVHRSYIINIKKIIDIEDNSVLIKKDVIPVSRSNRPELMKRLNLL from the coding sequence ATGAATTGTATTGTTATTGACGACGAAGCTACAGCTAGAATGATTATTTCTCAACTATGCTCAAATGTGCCGAGTCTTAATGTATTAGAAGATTTTCCTAATGCCATGCAAGCCATAAAATATTTAAACCAAAATGAAGTAGATTTAATTTTCTTAGATATACACATGCCAGATTTTACAGGTTTCGATTTTATTGATACCTTAAAAAATCCACCAAAAATAATTTTAACAACATCAGATCCTAACTTTGCAATTCAGGCATTCGAGTACGATTGCATTGTAGATTATTTGGTGAAACCAATATCTCAAGAACGTTTTGATAAAGCGATATTAAAAGCCGAAGCAAAGCAAAGTACACCTATTAAAACTATTTCAAAATCTGAAAAAACAGAAACGACTTCGGGTAATGATTTATATGTAAATATTGATAGGCGTTTGATAAAAATAGATATCCCAAGTATTTATTTAATTGAAGCAAAAGGGGATTATATTCAAGTTAAAACAGAAGGCAAAAACTACACAGTACATTCTACATTAAAGAAGATCGAAGACAAATTACCTGATGATTTGTTTTTAAAAGTACACCGATCTTACATTATAAACATCAAAAAAATTATCGATATTGAAGATAATAGTGTACTTATTAAAAAAGATGTTATTCCTGTAAGTCGTTCTAACAGACCAGAACTTATGAAGCGTTTGAACTTGCTTTAA
- a CDS encoding CAP domain-containing protein: MKKLLLITAVLLSAFLTSCSVEEDVTAPEEYNSETINVTYTQMDYDIAELINEHRTSQGLVELNILNKASKEAISHNTYMVKQGTPSHDFFYVRSENLKKEAKAIVVSENVGYGFSTAKTLVKAWLESEEHRKNLENPNFTDMGISSKKDENGRNYFTNIFVKR, translated from the coding sequence ATGAAGAAATTATTACTTATCACTGCAGTTTTATTATCCGCTTTTTTAACCTCTTGTTCTGTAGAAGAAGATGTTACAGCGCCAGAGGAATATAATTCAGAAACCATAAATGTAACATATACCCAAATGGATTATGATATTGCTGAGTTAATTAATGAACATAGAACTTCACAAGGATTAGTAGAATTAAATATTTTAAATAAAGCCTCTAAAGAAGCTATTTCTCATAATACCTATATGGTTAAACAAGGAACTCCGAGTCACGATTTTTTTTATGTGCGTTCCGAGAATCTAAAAAAGGAAGCTAAAGCTATAGTGGTTTCCGAAAATGTAGGATATGGTTTTAGTACGGCAAAAACTTTAGTTAAAGCTTGGTTGGAAAGCGAAGAACATAGAAAAAATCTAGAAAATCCTAACTTTACAGATATGGGGATTTCTTCTAAAAAAGATGAAAATGGAAGAAATTACTTCACTAATATTTTTGTAAAAAGATAA
- a CDS encoding DUF6923 family protein: MTTALPFLKNKILVLIALIFSLMSSSQNTPFNCDYSAYLFQYNDVYAIDLASGNSFLAAENITSGNINATAYNPADGYIWGYLSTPSQTIVRIGKDFKTTSFNIPELDTKNKYIGDVNPDGIYFLKGGGSTYYKVDLNPESANYSKYLSTETLSQNISIHDWAFNAVDGNLYALEKTSNILYRINPVTSAVESLGEVPILAGLNYTYGAVYFDADGRFYVSANQTGTIYVIQSVQDLTPESTMDSNLFAFGPSSASNDGARCPTAPVAQEICDNGIDDDGDGLIDCEDPSCSGYTGCPVVSFSSTSSGNDGGLESNNRLSQQISQRNFNRAKSNYKFNQTTAKRFAKSKQYGRSTASKNGVFQLSDLMPLDVINEDDVIESSPTDLIGITNATEVYSVDYMRNNESVASILLLKTENGVYEHTKYICDRLLGAQLISVSTIEINDHQFIKSLIRTIEGTVEFVLSLSAKSINNDQNFGIESHWNLDKYEDNIGFYNFQIWSNSLDDLLKLGEEVVQLLDVQKPIDNYNNSTPPTVFVRTGHYNNGKLNLQIVNTNRSEAVVFDGGVRTTETHEVEYVSTNINLTGDYISNIEVDAGSLFDIGFRIGDGVQTPDDLFMSDGPWGYDDAAPSTQVTEYTIAANTEALSDEDFNIERNITLKAKTSEYIAAYRALTPKFNPIDLTDYKSFKFEAKGTGTLIVRLVKESVTNWETQYKTSVNLTNDIASYILPFSEFESSNGEALDASDVTSIVFTMLAENGEEVIKEMTLEQLRFSTAGTLSVSKISEDNGLITAAIPNPMTSKTGIQFTAEQAENVELLVYNQLGSLVNKIPFSSKLGKNEIVLHRGNLSNGIYFCKIKSSTSTYKTTKLLLE, encoded by the coding sequence ATGACAACAGCATTACCTTTCTTAAAAAACAAAATACTTGTACTTATTGCGCTGATATTTAGTTTAATGAGTTCTTCACAAAACACACCTTTTAATTGTGATTATAGTGCTTATCTTTTTCAATATAACGATGTTTACGCGATTGATTTAGCTTCTGGAAATTCGTTTCTTGCTGCGGAGAATATCACTTCTGGAAATATTAATGCAACTGCCTACAATCCTGCAGATGGTTATATTTGGGGATATTTAAGTACACCTTCTCAAACTATTGTTAGAATAGGAAAAGATTTTAAAACTACATCTTTTAATATTCCTGAACTTGATACTAAAAATAAATATATTGGAGATGTTAATCCAGATGGTATATATTTTTTGAAAGGTGGCGGAAGCACTTATTATAAAGTAGATTTAAACCCAGAATCTGCTAATTATTCAAAATATTTATCTACAGAAACATTATCGCAGAATATTAGTATTCATGATTGGGCTTTCAATGCTGTAGATGGTAACTTATATGCTTTAGAAAAAACGTCTAATATTTTATATAGAATTAATCCGGTAACTAGTGCTGTTGAAAGTTTGGGTGAAGTTCCAATTTTAGCGGGATTAAACTATACATATGGTGCTGTTTATTTTGATGCCGATGGTCGTTTTTACGTATCAGCCAATCAAACAGGAACTATTTACGTAATACAAAGTGTTCAAGATTTAACCCCCGAATCTACCATGGACTCTAACTTATTCGCATTTGGACCTTCAAGTGCAAGTAACGATGGAGCGCGTTGCCCTACAGCTCCAGTTGCTCAAGAAATTTGTGATAACGGAATTGATGATGATGGAGATGGATTAATAGATTGTGAAGATCCATCATGCTCTGGTTATACAGGTTGTCCTGTGGTATCTTTCTCCTCAACTTCTAGCGGAAACGATGGTGGTTTGGAAAGTAATAATAGATTATCACAACAAATTAGCCAAAGAAATTTTAATAGAGCTAAAAGTAATTATAAGTTTAATCAAACTACAGCAAAACGTTTTGCTAAGTCTAAACAATACGGAAGATCTACGGCTAGTAAAAATGGTGTTTTTCAATTGTCAGATTTAATGCCTTTAGATGTTATTAATGAAGATGATGTTATCGAATCTTCTCCAACAGATTTAATAGGTATTACAAATGCAACAGAGGTGTATTCTGTAGATTATATGAGAAATAATGAGTCTGTAGCTTCAATACTTTTATTAAAAACAGAAAATGGTGTTTATGAGCATACAAAGTACATTTGTGATCGTTTATTAGGAGCGCAATTAATTTCAGTTTCAACTATAGAAATCAACGACCACCAATTTATTAAATCTTTAATTAGAACCATTGAAGGTACTGTCGAGTTTGTATTAAGCCTTTCTGCAAAATCAATAAATAACGATCAAAACTTCGGAATTGAAAGCCACTGGAATTTAGATAAATATGAAGATAATATAGGGTTTTATAACTTTCAAATCTGGTCTAATTCGTTAGACGATTTATTAAAATTAGGAGAAGAAGTTGTTCAGCTTTTAGATGTTCAAAAACCAATTGATAATTATAATAACTCAACACCTCCAACGGTATTTGTTAGAACAGGTCATTATAACAACGGTAAATTAAATCTTCAAATTGTAAATACAAATAGGAGTGAAGCGGTTGTTTTTGATGGTGGTGTAAGAACAACAGAAACACACGAGGTAGAGTATGTTTCAACTAATATTAATTTAACCGGTGATTATATTTCTAATATTGAAGTTGATGCAGGAAGCTTATTCGATATTGGATTTAGAATAGGTGATGGCGTTCAAACTCCAGACGATTTATTTATGTCGGACGGTCCATGGGGTTATGATGATGCTGCTCCTAGTACTCAAGTTACAGAATATACAATAGCCGCAAACACAGAAGCACTAAGTGATGAAGATTTTAATATAGAACGTAACATTACGTTAAAAGCTAAAACTAGCGAATACATAGCTGCTTATCGCGCTTTAACTCCTAAGTTTAATCCAATTGATTTAACAGACTATAAAAGTTTTAAATTTGAAGCAAAAGGCACAGGAACACTTATTGTAAGATTAGTAAAAGAGAGTGTTACCAACTGGGAAACTCAATATAAAACCTCAGTTAATTTAACTAACGATATAGCAAGCTACATATTACCATTTTCAGAATTTGAATCTAGTAATGGAGAAGCATTAGATGCTAGCGATGTTACATCTATTGTATTTACTATGTTGGCCGAAAATGGAGAAGAAGTTATAAAGGAAATGACTTTAGAGCAACTTCGTTTCTCAACAGCAGGAACGTTATCTGTGTCTAAAATATCAGAAGATAATGGTTTAATTACAGCAGCTATACCTAACCCAATGACTTCTAAAACAGGTATTCAATTTACAGCAGAACAAGCAGAGAATGTTGAACTTTTAGTTTATAATCAGTTAGGTAGTTTAGTAAATAAAATTCCTTTTAGTTCAAAACTAGGTAAAAATGAAATTGTACTTCACCGTGGAAATTTAAGCAATGGCATCTATTTCTGTAAAATAAAAAGTAGTACATCTACATACAAAACCACAAAACTACTTCTAGAATAA
- a CDS encoding tetratricopeptide repeat protein, protein MLFKKLLLLLALFISSLTYAQDMKEGFTYLETGKYAKAETFFEIILKDYPDNKTARLCYGRAVGLLGESDKAVNIFTELLSLYPDDFEIKLNYAESLLWDKNYTDAKAFYEILIKEDSKSFPALLGYANTLSNLKLYQEALTYVNKALEVLPGNQNALTSKKYIYLGYAYQNQQAQNYDEAERLLKENLVLFEDDKDTLLNLANLYLISENFEEAETTYNTIAKNPDNKTIALNGLALVKHLKGKEKEALIISEEAYSSIPKLTDASIIQQTQVRYIQALIWNKKYKDAQVLIDTLIEKHPNENWILALRATLNIYKSNFKNSVTDYNSILENDDSSFDGNLGKANALKAIGKYSAAYKSAENTLTFYDKQKDATNFIKTLNTTFTPFWETKTSYSFDNGDNKAFSVNTNIEFPTSTKFKWLASYSYRTTSNKVTDNDATSNDFSLGLSYQLLPNITFKGLAGVTSAKANTSDYTQLVSDISLNIKPFKLQVLDIGFKSEIQSFNAELLDREIVMNNLYANYNLSTNFNLGWFTQYFYTWQNDDNARNLLFTSLYYNIMSKPALKAGLNYQYITFKNQVPTIYFSPETFNAVEVFANIIKDESITKPKEWFYELTAATGIQYIEDGGSQSTYRIQGKLGYKFSERALLNFYGTRSNIASATAAGFTFNEIGLRFKWLLFDKPIFRE, encoded by the coding sequence ATGCTCTTTAAAAAGTTACTATTATTACTTGCCTTATTTATATCCTCGCTTACCTATGCACAGGATATGAAGGAAGGTTTTACCTATCTAGAAACTGGTAAATACGCAAAAGCAGAAACGTTTTTCGAAATAATTTTAAAGGATTATCCAGATAATAAAACAGCAAGATTATGCTATGGCCGTGCGGTTGGATTACTTGGAGAATCGGACAAGGCTGTTAATATATTTACAGAATTGTTAAGTTTATATCCAGACGATTTTGAAATAAAATTGAATTATGCAGAATCCCTACTTTGGGATAAAAATTATACCGATGCCAAGGCTTTTTATGAAATTTTAATAAAGGAAGATTCTAAATCCTTTCCAGCTCTTTTAGGTTATGCCAATACGTTATCAAACCTTAAATTATACCAAGAGGCTTTAACTTATGTAAACAAAGCTTTAGAAGTTTTACCAGGAAATCAAAATGCTTTAACCTCAAAAAAATATATCTATTTAGGATATGCATATCAAAATCAACAAGCTCAAAATTATGATGAAGCCGAACGTCTATTAAAAGAAAACTTAGTCCTTTTTGAAGATGATAAGGACACTTTACTAAATTTAGCCAACCTTTATCTAATTTCAGAAAATTTTGAAGAAGCCGAAACTACATACAACACCATAGCTAAAAACCCAGATAATAAAACAATTGCTTTAAACGGTTTAGCTTTAGTAAAACACTTAAAAGGCAAAGAAAAGGAAGCGCTTATAATAAGTGAAGAAGCTTATAGTTCTATCCCTAAATTAACCGATGCTTCAATAATACAACAAACCCAAGTACGCTATATTCAAGCTTTAATTTGGAATAAAAAATATAAAGATGCTCAAGTTTTAATTGATACTTTGATTGAAAAACACCCCAATGAAAACTGGATTTTAGCCTTACGAGCCACTTTAAATATCTACAAAAGTAATTTTAAAAATAGCGTTACAGATTATAACAGTATTTTAGAAAATGACGACAGTTCTTTCGATGGAAACTTAGGGAAAGCCAATGCGTTAAAAGCTATAGGAAAATATAGTGCAGCGTACAAATCTGCCGAAAACACGTTAACCTTTTACGATAAGCAAAAAGATGCTACCAATTTTATTAAAACACTAAATACAACCTTTACTCCTTTTTGGGAAACTAAAACATCTTATTCCTTTGATAATGGAGATAACAAAGCCTTCTCTGTTAATACAAATATTGAATTCCCAACTTCAACAAAATTTAAATGGTTGGCCAGTTATTCATATAGAACTACTAGTAATAAAGTAACGGATAATGATGCAACTTCTAACGATTTTTCATTAGGTCTCTCCTATCAGTTACTACCAAATATTACGTTTAAAGGTTTGGCCGGAGTTACTTCCGCGAAAGCTAATACGAGTGATTATACGCAATTAGTAAGCGATATTTCATTAAACATAAAACCTTTTAAACTTCAGGTTTTAGATATTGGATTTAAAAGTGAAATTCAAAGCTTTAATGCTGAATTATTAGATCGAGAAATCGTTATGAATAATCTTTACGCCAACTATAACTTAAGTACTAATTTTAACTTAGGTTGGTTTACACAGTATTTTTATACATGGCAAAACGATGATAATGCTAGAAATTTATTATTCACATCACTTTACTACAACATAATGAGTAAACCGGCATTAAAAGCAGGTTTAAATTACCAATATATTACCTTTAAAAACCAGGTACCAACTATATATTTTAGTCCGGAAACATTTAACGCAGTCGAAGTATTTGCGAACATAATAAAGGATGAAAGCATAACGAAACCAAAAGAATGGTTTTATGAGTTAACTGCTGCAACAGGTATACAATATATTGAAGATGGTGGTAGCCAAAGTACTTACCGCATACAAGGAAAATTAGGTTATAAATTTTCTGAGCGTGCCTTACTGAATTTTTATGGTACACGAAGTAATATTGCTTCGGCAACAGCTGCTGGTTTTACATTTAACGAAATTGGTTTACGCTTTAAATGGCTATTGTTTGATAAACCCATTTTTAGAGAATAG